A genome region from Sceloporus undulatus isolate JIND9_A2432 ecotype Alabama chromosome 1, SceUnd_v1.1, whole genome shotgun sequence includes the following:
- the LOC121931781 gene encoding cytosolic carboxypeptidase-like protein 5 isoform X3 — MNQKAGTDSRKAEVKPRPTTHRMRKCPRRGRTKGRKEESLPPKGAPSLDAIYYHRELLCYSLDRLRVDLLTITSHHGMQEEREARLEKLFPDKNTPRPHCFVGKRVFFLSSRVHPGETPSSFVFNGFLEFILREDDPRAQMLRRMFVFKLIPMLNPDGVVRGHYRTDARGVNLNRQYLNPDAELHPAVYGAKAVMLYHHIHSRIQPGSPDWRAYGGPLGMKASNHYSSRNGPASGEAPLSQLEKANNRRNCPRETCTSSPQDSEASDSLDQDTWILSDEAPSEESGSEAESPPAADAIPPQQSGLAYYVDLHGHASKRGCFMYGNNISDENHQVENMLFPKLISLNSAHFDFSGCNFSEKNMYAKDKRDGQSKEGSGRVAIFKASGIIHSYTLECNYNTGRSVNTVPAACHDNGRATPPPLPTFPSKYTMELFEQVGRALAIAALDMAESNPWPRIVLSEHSCLSNLRAWMLKHVRSSRGVVGCTRRKGARTPPKGANGVSASISENSLYRARSFSNGSSSNQQASPQVKASPSFTFTCSHPTVPLGSTSQNSQKGASRVLTLVREPRVQEKRRHQHQTLLQVAVNSLQAPSTVPSSARMTSHLQLPPGLGTCSLHVTGPVCSSLLTKASPAFHGLQEAEHPHEEFKTPPPCGLALLQNISRRLNSEKLSENPSLEVLMPRPSRIPIRRRPAGQSQHLLQLDSCRDDSALKVWNYTAASQLPVQSSLPEFPLDVPNLAITGQREEPLFLCNPPKVLLDEVRGTGNSAKSATAGSALSCHRCPPPLEPLTCRQKKKKRKKPQQHPQRGIGSGHPPS; from the exons ATGAACCAGAAGGCAGGCACAGACTCTAGAAAGGCGGAGGTGAAGCCGCGTCCCACCACCCACCGCATGAGAAAGTGCCCTCGGAGAGGACGCACAAAGGGGCGGAAGGAGGAGAGCCTCCCACCAAAGGGTGCACC TTCCTTGGATGCCATCTATTACCATCGGGAGTTGCTGTGCTACTCCCTGGACAGACTCCGGGTGGACCTGCTGACCATCACATCCCACCATGGCATGCAGGAGGAGCGGGAGGCCCGGCTGGAGAAGCTCTTCCCGGACAAGAACACCCCCCGGCCCCACTGCTTTGTGGGAAAGAGG GTCTTCTTTCTCAGCAGCAGAGTCCACCCCGGGGAGACACCCTCGAGCTTCGTCTTCAACGGGTTCCTGGAGTTCATCCTGCGGGAGGATGACCCTCGGGCCCAGATGCTGCGCCGCATGTTTGTCTTCAAGCTCATTCCCATGCTGAACCCGGACGGGGTGGTACGGGGGCACTACCG GACAGACGCTCGTGGAGTCAATCTGAATCGCCAGTACTTGAACCCGGATGCTGAGCTTCACCCAGCCGTGTACGGGGCCAAGGCTGTCATGCTGTACCACCACATCCATAGCCGCATCCAGCCTGGCTCCCCTGACTGGCGGGCATATGGCGGACCCCTTGGCATGAAGGCCTCCAATCATTATTCCTCCCGCAATGGCCCTGCCAGTGGGGAGGCCCCTCTTTCGCAGCTGGAGAAAGCCAACAACCGCCGCAACTGTCCCAGAGAGACCTGCACCTCCTCACCGCAGGACTCTGAGGCATCGGACAGCCTGGACCAGGACACCTGGATCCTCTCAGACGAGGCGCCCAGCGAAGAATCTGGGAGCGAAGCAGAGAGCCCTCCTGCCGCAGACGCCATCCCACCTCAGCAGAGTGGTCTGGCTTACTATGTCgacctccatggccatgcctccaAGCGCGGCTGCTTCATGTATGGGAATAACATCTCTGATGAAAACCACCag GTTGAGAACATGCTATTCCCAAAGCTCATCTCACTGAACTCTGCTCACTTTGATTTCTCGGGCTGCAACTTCTCCGAGAAGAACATGTATGCCAAAGACAAGCGGGACGGGCAGTCCAAGGAGGGCAGTGGGCGGGTAGCCATCTTCAAGGCCTCAGGCATCATTCACAG CTATACCCTGGAGTGCAATTACAACACGGGGCGATCCGTCAATACCGTTCCAGCAGCCTGTCACGATAACGGACGGGcgacccctcctcctctgccaacatTCCCCTCCAAATACACCATGGAACTATTTGAGCAG GTGGGCCGGGCCTTGGCCATCGCTGCGCTGGACATGGCAGAGAGCAACCCTTGGCCTCGGATTGTCCTCTCCGAACACAGTTGCCTTAGCAACCTGCGCGCCTGGATGCTGAAGCACGTCCGGAGCTCGAGGGGAGTGGTTGGCTGCACCCGGCGGAAGGGCGCCAGAACCCCACCCAAGGGGGCCAA CGGTGTCTCAGCCTCCATCTCTGAGAACTCGCTCTACCGGGCCAGGAGCTTCAGCAACGGGAGCAGCAGCAACCAGCAGGCTTCCCCTCAGGTCAAGGCCTCGCCCAGCTTCACCTTCACCTGCTCCCACCCCACTGTCCCGCTGGGCAGCACGAGCCAAAACTCCCAGAAAGGGGCCTCGAGGGTCCTGACACTCGTCCGAG AGCCTCGGGTTCAGGAGAAGCGGCGCCATCAGCACCAGACCTTGCTGCAGGTAGCTGTGAACAGCCTCCAGGCCCCGTCTACAGTCCCTTCCTCTGCCAGGATGACCTCTCACCTCCAGCTGCCTCCTGGCCTGGGCACCTGCTCCCTCCACGTAACAG GGCCTGTCTGCAGCAGCCTACTTACCAAGGCTAGCCCTGCCTTCCATGGACTGCAGGAGGCAGAGCATCCCCACGAGGAGTTTAAGACCCCTCCGCCTTGTGGCTTAGCCCTGCTGCAG AACATTTCCAGGAGGCTAAATAGTGAGAAGCTATCAGAGAATCCCAG CCTGGAGGTGCTGATGCCTCGGCCCAGCCGGATCCCCATCCGCAGGAGACCAGCAGGCCAGTCCCAGCACTTGCTGCAGCTTGACAGCTGCAGGGATGACTCTGCCCTCAAGGTGTGGAACTACACCGCTGCCTCACAGTTGCCAGTTCAGAGTTCCCTGCCAG AGTTCCCGCTGGACGTGCCCAATCTGGCCATAACAGGGCAGCGGGAGGAGCCGCTTTTTCTCTGCAACCCTCCCAAGGTTTTGCTGGACGAGGTACGGGGCACGGGGAACTCTGCTAAATCAGCCACTGCCGGCAGTGCCCTTTCCTGCCACCGCTGCCCTCCTCCCCTCGAGCCCCTCACCTgtaggcagaagaagaagaagaggaagaagcccCAGCAGCACCCTCAGCGTGGGATTGGCAGTGGCCACCCTCCCTCTTGA
- the LOC121931781 gene encoding cytosolic carboxypeptidase-like protein 5 isoform X4 codes for MNQKAGTDSRKAEVKPRPTTHRMRKCPRRGRTKGRKEESLPPKGAPSLDAIYYHRELLCYSLDRLRVDLLTITSHHGMQEEREARLEKLFPDKNTPRPHCFVGKRVFFLSSRVHPGETPSSFVFNGFLEFILREDDPRAQMLRRMFVFKLIPMLNPDGVVRGHYRTDARGVNLNRQYLNPDAELHPAVYGAKAVMLYHHIHSRIQPGSPDWRAYGGPLGMKASNHYSSRNGPASGEAPLSQLEKANNRRNCPRETCTSSPQDSEASDSLDQDTWILSDEAPSEESGSEAESPPAADAIPPQQSGLAYYVDLHGHASKRGCFMYGNNISDENHQVENMLFPKLISLNSAHFDFSGCNFSEKNMYAKDKRDGQSKEGSGRVAIFKASGIIHSYTLECNYNTGRSVNTVPAACHDNGRATPPPLPTFPSKYTMELFEQVGRALAIAALDMAESNPWPRIVLSEHSCLSNLRAWMLKHVRSSRGVVGCTRRKGARTPPKGANGVSASISENSLYRARSFSNGSSSNQQASPQVKASPSFTFTCSHPTVPLGSTSQNSQKGASRVLTLVREPRVQEKRRHQHQTLLQVAVNSLQAPSTVPSSARMTSHLQLPPGLGTCSLHVTGPVCSSLLTKASPAFHGLQEAEHPHEEFKTPPPCGLALLQNISRRLNSEKLSENPSLEVLMPRPSRIPIRRRPAGQSQHLLQLDSCRDDSALKVWNYTAASQLPVQSSLPEFPLDVPNLAITGQREEPLFLCNPPKVLLDEHLPGRADSPQLTYHKILSFCTEA; via the exons ATGAACCAGAAGGCAGGCACAGACTCTAGAAAGGCGGAGGTGAAGCCGCGTCCCACCACCCACCGCATGAGAAAGTGCCCTCGGAGAGGACGCACAAAGGGGCGGAAGGAGGAGAGCCTCCCACCAAAGGGTGCACC TTCCTTGGATGCCATCTATTACCATCGGGAGTTGCTGTGCTACTCCCTGGACAGACTCCGGGTGGACCTGCTGACCATCACATCCCACCATGGCATGCAGGAGGAGCGGGAGGCCCGGCTGGAGAAGCTCTTCCCGGACAAGAACACCCCCCGGCCCCACTGCTTTGTGGGAAAGAGG GTCTTCTTTCTCAGCAGCAGAGTCCACCCCGGGGAGACACCCTCGAGCTTCGTCTTCAACGGGTTCCTGGAGTTCATCCTGCGGGAGGATGACCCTCGGGCCCAGATGCTGCGCCGCATGTTTGTCTTCAAGCTCATTCCCATGCTGAACCCGGACGGGGTGGTACGGGGGCACTACCG GACAGACGCTCGTGGAGTCAATCTGAATCGCCAGTACTTGAACCCGGATGCTGAGCTTCACCCAGCCGTGTACGGGGCCAAGGCTGTCATGCTGTACCACCACATCCATAGCCGCATCCAGCCTGGCTCCCCTGACTGGCGGGCATATGGCGGACCCCTTGGCATGAAGGCCTCCAATCATTATTCCTCCCGCAATGGCCCTGCCAGTGGGGAGGCCCCTCTTTCGCAGCTGGAGAAAGCCAACAACCGCCGCAACTGTCCCAGAGAGACCTGCACCTCCTCACCGCAGGACTCTGAGGCATCGGACAGCCTGGACCAGGACACCTGGATCCTCTCAGACGAGGCGCCCAGCGAAGAATCTGGGAGCGAAGCAGAGAGCCCTCCTGCCGCAGACGCCATCCCACCTCAGCAGAGTGGTCTGGCTTACTATGTCgacctccatggccatgcctccaAGCGCGGCTGCTTCATGTATGGGAATAACATCTCTGATGAAAACCACCag GTTGAGAACATGCTATTCCCAAAGCTCATCTCACTGAACTCTGCTCACTTTGATTTCTCGGGCTGCAACTTCTCCGAGAAGAACATGTATGCCAAAGACAAGCGGGACGGGCAGTCCAAGGAGGGCAGTGGGCGGGTAGCCATCTTCAAGGCCTCAGGCATCATTCACAG CTATACCCTGGAGTGCAATTACAACACGGGGCGATCCGTCAATACCGTTCCAGCAGCCTGTCACGATAACGGACGGGcgacccctcctcctctgccaacatTCCCCTCCAAATACACCATGGAACTATTTGAGCAG GTGGGCCGGGCCTTGGCCATCGCTGCGCTGGACATGGCAGAGAGCAACCCTTGGCCTCGGATTGTCCTCTCCGAACACAGTTGCCTTAGCAACCTGCGCGCCTGGATGCTGAAGCACGTCCGGAGCTCGAGGGGAGTGGTTGGCTGCACCCGGCGGAAGGGCGCCAGAACCCCACCCAAGGGGGCCAA CGGTGTCTCAGCCTCCATCTCTGAGAACTCGCTCTACCGGGCCAGGAGCTTCAGCAACGGGAGCAGCAGCAACCAGCAGGCTTCCCCTCAGGTCAAGGCCTCGCCCAGCTTCACCTTCACCTGCTCCCACCCCACTGTCCCGCTGGGCAGCACGAGCCAAAACTCCCAGAAAGGGGCCTCGAGGGTCCTGACACTCGTCCGAG AGCCTCGGGTTCAGGAGAAGCGGCGCCATCAGCACCAGACCTTGCTGCAGGTAGCTGTGAACAGCCTCCAGGCCCCGTCTACAGTCCCTTCCTCTGCCAGGATGACCTCTCACCTCCAGCTGCCTCCTGGCCTGGGCACCTGCTCCCTCCACGTAACAG GGCCTGTCTGCAGCAGCCTACTTACCAAGGCTAGCCCTGCCTTCCATGGACTGCAGGAGGCAGAGCATCCCCACGAGGAGTTTAAGACCCCTCCGCCTTGTGGCTTAGCCCTGCTGCAG AACATTTCCAGGAGGCTAAATAGTGAGAAGCTATCAGAGAATCCCAG CCTGGAGGTGCTGATGCCTCGGCCCAGCCGGATCCCCATCCGCAGGAGACCAGCAGGCCAGTCCCAGCACTTGCTGCAGCTTGACAGCTGCAGGGATGACTCTGCCCTCAAGGTGTGGAACTACACCGCTGCCTCACAGTTGCCAGTTCAGAGTTCCCTGCCAG AGTTCCCGCTGGACGTGCCCAATCTGGCCATAACAGGGCAGCGGGAGGAGCCGCTTTTTCTCTGCAACCCTCCCAAGGTTTTGCTGGACGAG CATCTCCCGGGGCGAGCAGATTCCCCCCAACTCACCTACCACAAGATCCTCTCCTTCTGCACTGAGGCCTGA
- the LOC121931781 gene encoding cytosolic carboxypeptidase-like protein 5 isoform X5, with amino-acid sequence MNQKAGTDSRKAEVKPRPTTHRMRKCPRRGRTKGRKEESLPPKGAPSLDAIYYHRELLCYSLDRLRVDLLTITSHHGMQEEREARLEKLFPDKNTPRPHCFVGKRVFFLSSRVHPGETPSSFVFNGFLEFILREDDPRAQMLRRMFVFKLIPMLNPDGVVRGHYRTDARGVNLNRQYLNPDAELHPAVYGAKAVMLYHHIHSRIQPGSPDWRAYGGPLGMKASNHYSSRNGPASGEAPLSQLEKANNRRNCPRETCTSSPQDSEASDSLDQDTWILSDEAPSEESGSEAESPPAADAIPPQQSGLAYYVDLHGHASKRGCFMYGNNISDENHQVENMLFPKLISLNSAHFDFSGCNFSEKNMYAKDKRDGQSKEGSGRVAIFKASGIIHSYTLECNYNTGRSVNTVPAACHDNGRATPPPLPTFPSKYTMELFEQVGRALAIAALDMAESNPWPRIVLSEHSCLSNLRAWMLKHVRSSRGVVGCTRRKGARTPPKGANGVSASISENSLYRARSFSNGSSSNQQASPQVKASPSFTFTCSHPTVPLGSTSQNSQKGASRVLTLVRGPVCSSLLTKASPAFHGLQEAEHPHEEFKTPPPCGLALLQNISRRLNSEKLSENPSLEVLMPRPSRIPIRRRPAGQSQHLLQLDSCRDDSALKVWNYTAASQLPVQSSLPEFPLDVPNLAITGQREEPLFLCNPPKVLLDEVRGTGNSAKSATAGSALSCHRCPPPLEPLTCRQKKKKRKKPQQHPQRGIGSGHPPS; translated from the exons ATGAACCAGAAGGCAGGCACAGACTCTAGAAAGGCGGAGGTGAAGCCGCGTCCCACCACCCACCGCATGAGAAAGTGCCCTCGGAGAGGACGCACAAAGGGGCGGAAGGAGGAGAGCCTCCCACCAAAGGGTGCACC TTCCTTGGATGCCATCTATTACCATCGGGAGTTGCTGTGCTACTCCCTGGACAGACTCCGGGTGGACCTGCTGACCATCACATCCCACCATGGCATGCAGGAGGAGCGGGAGGCCCGGCTGGAGAAGCTCTTCCCGGACAAGAACACCCCCCGGCCCCACTGCTTTGTGGGAAAGAGG GTCTTCTTTCTCAGCAGCAGAGTCCACCCCGGGGAGACACCCTCGAGCTTCGTCTTCAACGGGTTCCTGGAGTTCATCCTGCGGGAGGATGACCCTCGGGCCCAGATGCTGCGCCGCATGTTTGTCTTCAAGCTCATTCCCATGCTGAACCCGGACGGGGTGGTACGGGGGCACTACCG GACAGACGCTCGTGGAGTCAATCTGAATCGCCAGTACTTGAACCCGGATGCTGAGCTTCACCCAGCCGTGTACGGGGCCAAGGCTGTCATGCTGTACCACCACATCCATAGCCGCATCCAGCCTGGCTCCCCTGACTGGCGGGCATATGGCGGACCCCTTGGCATGAAGGCCTCCAATCATTATTCCTCCCGCAATGGCCCTGCCAGTGGGGAGGCCCCTCTTTCGCAGCTGGAGAAAGCCAACAACCGCCGCAACTGTCCCAGAGAGACCTGCACCTCCTCACCGCAGGACTCTGAGGCATCGGACAGCCTGGACCAGGACACCTGGATCCTCTCAGACGAGGCGCCCAGCGAAGAATCTGGGAGCGAAGCAGAGAGCCCTCCTGCCGCAGACGCCATCCCACCTCAGCAGAGTGGTCTGGCTTACTATGTCgacctccatggccatgcctccaAGCGCGGCTGCTTCATGTATGGGAATAACATCTCTGATGAAAACCACCag GTTGAGAACATGCTATTCCCAAAGCTCATCTCACTGAACTCTGCTCACTTTGATTTCTCGGGCTGCAACTTCTCCGAGAAGAACATGTATGCCAAAGACAAGCGGGACGGGCAGTCCAAGGAGGGCAGTGGGCGGGTAGCCATCTTCAAGGCCTCAGGCATCATTCACAG CTATACCCTGGAGTGCAATTACAACACGGGGCGATCCGTCAATACCGTTCCAGCAGCCTGTCACGATAACGGACGGGcgacccctcctcctctgccaacatTCCCCTCCAAATACACCATGGAACTATTTGAGCAG GTGGGCCGGGCCTTGGCCATCGCTGCGCTGGACATGGCAGAGAGCAACCCTTGGCCTCGGATTGTCCTCTCCGAACACAGTTGCCTTAGCAACCTGCGCGCCTGGATGCTGAAGCACGTCCGGAGCTCGAGGGGAGTGGTTGGCTGCACCCGGCGGAAGGGCGCCAGAACCCCACCCAAGGGGGCCAA CGGTGTCTCAGCCTCCATCTCTGAGAACTCGCTCTACCGGGCCAGGAGCTTCAGCAACGGGAGCAGCAGCAACCAGCAGGCTTCCCCTCAGGTCAAGGCCTCGCCCAGCTTCACCTTCACCTGCTCCCACCCCACTGTCCCGCTGGGCAGCACGAGCCAAAACTCCCAGAAAGGGGCCTCGAGGGTCCTGACACTCGTCCGAG GGCCTGTCTGCAGCAGCCTACTTACCAAGGCTAGCCCTGCCTTCCATGGACTGCAGGAGGCAGAGCATCCCCACGAGGAGTTTAAGACCCCTCCGCCTTGTGGCTTAGCCCTGCTGCAG AACATTTCCAGGAGGCTAAATAGTGAGAAGCTATCAGAGAATCCCAG CCTGGAGGTGCTGATGCCTCGGCCCAGCCGGATCCCCATCCGCAGGAGACCAGCAGGCCAGTCCCAGCACTTGCTGCAGCTTGACAGCTGCAGGGATGACTCTGCCCTCAAGGTGTGGAACTACACCGCTGCCTCACAGTTGCCAGTTCAGAGTTCCCTGCCAG AGTTCCCGCTGGACGTGCCCAATCTGGCCATAACAGGGCAGCGGGAGGAGCCGCTTTTTCTCTGCAACCCTCCCAAGGTTTTGCTGGACGAGGTACGGGGCACGGGGAACTCTGCTAAATCAGCCACTGCCGGCAGTGCCCTTTCCTGCCACCGCTGCCCTCCTCCCCTCGAGCCCCTCACCTgtaggcagaagaagaagaagaggaagaagcccCAGCAGCACCCTCAGCGTGGGATTGGCAGTGGCCACCCTCCCTCTTGA
- the LOC121931781 gene encoding cytosolic carboxypeptidase-like protein 5 isoform X2 — MNQKAGTDSRKAEVKPRPTTHRMRKCPRRGRTKGRKEESLPPKGAPSLDAIYYHRELLCYSLDRLRVDLLTITSHHGMQEEREARLEKLFPDKNTPRPHCFVGKRVFFLSSRVHPGETPSSFVFNGFLEFILREDDPRAQMLRRMFVFKLIPMLNPDGVVRGHYRTDARGVNLNRQYLNPDAELHPAVYGAKAVMLYHHIHSRIQPGSPDWRAYGGPLGMKASNHYSSRNGPASGEAPLSQLEKANNRRNCPRETCTSSPQDSEASDSLDQDTWILSDEAPSEESGSEAESPPAADAIPPQQSGLAYYVDLHGHASKRGCFMYGNNISDENHQVENMLFPKLISLNSAHFDFSGCNFSEKNMYAKDKRDGQSKEGSGRVAIFKASGIIHSYTLECNYNTGRSVNTVPAACHDNGRATPPPLPTFPSKYTMELFEQVGRALAIAALDMAESNPWPRIVLSEHSCLSNLRAWMLKHVRSSRGVVGCTRRKGARTPPKGANGVSASISENSLYRARSFSNGSSSNQQASPQVKASPSFTFTCSHPTVPLGSTSQNSQKGASRVLTLVRELHSRAQASCGSCPSGSLSPPPCSLNQGMPWAPGGLCSPCGECWAEASAAPTAQESAEPRVQEKRRHQHQTLLQVAVNSLQAPSTVPSSARMTSHLQLPPGLGTCSLHVTGPVCSSLLTKASPAFHGLQEAEHPHEEFKTPPPCGLALLQNISRRLNSEKLSENPSLEVLMPRPSRIPIRRRPAGQSQHLLQLDSCRDDSALKVWNYTAASQLPVQSSLPEFPLDVPNLAITGQREEPLFLCNPPKVLLDEHLPGRADSPQLTYHKILSFCTEA, encoded by the exons ATGAACCAGAAGGCAGGCACAGACTCTAGAAAGGCGGAGGTGAAGCCGCGTCCCACCACCCACCGCATGAGAAAGTGCCCTCGGAGAGGACGCACAAAGGGGCGGAAGGAGGAGAGCCTCCCACCAAAGGGTGCACC TTCCTTGGATGCCATCTATTACCATCGGGAGTTGCTGTGCTACTCCCTGGACAGACTCCGGGTGGACCTGCTGACCATCACATCCCACCATGGCATGCAGGAGGAGCGGGAGGCCCGGCTGGAGAAGCTCTTCCCGGACAAGAACACCCCCCGGCCCCACTGCTTTGTGGGAAAGAGG GTCTTCTTTCTCAGCAGCAGAGTCCACCCCGGGGAGACACCCTCGAGCTTCGTCTTCAACGGGTTCCTGGAGTTCATCCTGCGGGAGGATGACCCTCGGGCCCAGATGCTGCGCCGCATGTTTGTCTTCAAGCTCATTCCCATGCTGAACCCGGACGGGGTGGTACGGGGGCACTACCG GACAGACGCTCGTGGAGTCAATCTGAATCGCCAGTACTTGAACCCGGATGCTGAGCTTCACCCAGCCGTGTACGGGGCCAAGGCTGTCATGCTGTACCACCACATCCATAGCCGCATCCAGCCTGGCTCCCCTGACTGGCGGGCATATGGCGGACCCCTTGGCATGAAGGCCTCCAATCATTATTCCTCCCGCAATGGCCCTGCCAGTGGGGAGGCCCCTCTTTCGCAGCTGGAGAAAGCCAACAACCGCCGCAACTGTCCCAGAGAGACCTGCACCTCCTCACCGCAGGACTCTGAGGCATCGGACAGCCTGGACCAGGACACCTGGATCCTCTCAGACGAGGCGCCCAGCGAAGAATCTGGGAGCGAAGCAGAGAGCCCTCCTGCCGCAGACGCCATCCCACCTCAGCAGAGTGGTCTGGCTTACTATGTCgacctccatggccatgcctccaAGCGCGGCTGCTTCATGTATGGGAATAACATCTCTGATGAAAACCACCag GTTGAGAACATGCTATTCCCAAAGCTCATCTCACTGAACTCTGCTCACTTTGATTTCTCGGGCTGCAACTTCTCCGAGAAGAACATGTATGCCAAAGACAAGCGGGACGGGCAGTCCAAGGAGGGCAGTGGGCGGGTAGCCATCTTCAAGGCCTCAGGCATCATTCACAG CTATACCCTGGAGTGCAATTACAACACGGGGCGATCCGTCAATACCGTTCCAGCAGCCTGTCACGATAACGGACGGGcgacccctcctcctctgccaacatTCCCCTCCAAATACACCATGGAACTATTTGAGCAG GTGGGCCGGGCCTTGGCCATCGCTGCGCTGGACATGGCAGAGAGCAACCCTTGGCCTCGGATTGTCCTCTCCGAACACAGTTGCCTTAGCAACCTGCGCGCCTGGATGCTGAAGCACGTCCGGAGCTCGAGGGGAGTGGTTGGCTGCACCCGGCGGAAGGGCGCCAGAACCCCACCCAAGGGGGCCAA CGGTGTCTCAGCCTCCATCTCTGAGAACTCGCTCTACCGGGCCAGGAGCTTCAGCAACGGGAGCAGCAGCAACCAGCAGGCTTCCCCTCAGGTCAAGGCCTCGCCCAGCTTCACCTTCACCTGCTCCCACCCCACTGTCCCGCTGGGCAGCACGAGCCAAAACTCCCAGAAAGGGGCCTCGAGGGTCCTGACACTCGTCCGAG AGCTCCACAGTAGAGCCCAAGCATCTTGTGGAAGCTGCCCCTCAGGCAGCCTGAGCCCCCCGCCCTGCTCTCTGAACCAAGGGATGCCCTGGGCTCCAGGGGGCCTGTGCAGTCCTTGTGGAGAGTGCTGGGCAGAGGCCTCTGCGGCTCCCACCGCTCAGGAATCGGCAG AGCCTCGGGTTCAGGAGAAGCGGCGCCATCAGCACCAGACCTTGCTGCAGGTAGCTGTGAACAGCCTCCAGGCCCCGTCTACAGTCCCTTCCTCTGCCAGGATGACCTCTCACCTCCAGCTGCCTCCTGGCCTGGGCACCTGCTCCCTCCACGTAACAG GGCCTGTCTGCAGCAGCCTACTTACCAAGGCTAGCCCTGCCTTCCATGGACTGCAGGAGGCAGAGCATCCCCACGAGGAGTTTAAGACCCCTCCGCCTTGTGGCTTAGCCCTGCTGCAG AACATTTCCAGGAGGCTAAATAGTGAGAAGCTATCAGAGAATCCCAG CCTGGAGGTGCTGATGCCTCGGCCCAGCCGGATCCCCATCCGCAGGAGACCAGCAGGCCAGTCCCAGCACTTGCTGCAGCTTGACAGCTGCAGGGATGACTCTGCCCTCAAGGTGTGGAACTACACCGCTGCCTCACAGTTGCCAGTTCAGAGTTCCCTGCCAG AGTTCCCGCTGGACGTGCCCAATCTGGCCATAACAGGGCAGCGGGAGGAGCCGCTTTTTCTCTGCAACCCTCCCAAGGTTTTGCTGGACGAG CATCTCCCGGGGCGAGCAGATTCCCCCCAACTCACCTACCACAAGATCCTCTCCTTCTGCACTGAGGCCTGA